In Carya illinoinensis cultivar Pawnee chromosome 7, C.illinoinensisPawnee_v1, whole genome shotgun sequence, the following are encoded in one genomic region:
- the LOC122315218 gene encoding S-adenosyl-L-methionine:benzoic acid/salicylic acid carboxyl methyltransferase 1-like, with protein MEVVKVLHMNGGMGDTSYANNSLVQQKVITMTMPITEDAINQLYCSTLPKSLVIADLGCSSGPNTLFVVSELIKVVNQLRQKLGHQSPEYQVFLNDLPGNDFNTIFKSLPSFQKKMSSQLGAGAGPCFFAGVPGSFYSRLFPSKALHFVHSSYSLHWLSKVPEQLESNKGNIYMARTSPPSVLMAYHAQFQHDFSMFLKCRAEELVLSGRMVLTLLGRRSEDPSSKECCYIWELLAIVLNEMVSEGLIEEEKMDSFNIPQYTPSPSEVKTEVLKEGSFSIDCLEVSEVNWSVNNNDGGYNVAQCMRAVAEPLLVSHFGEAIIEEVFSRYRGILSDRISKENTVFVNVIVSLIKNE; from the exons ATGGAAGTTGTAAAAGTGCTGCACATGAATGGAGGAATGGGAGACACAAGTTACGCAAATAACTCCCTAGTTCAG CAAAAGGTCATAACCATGACCATGCCCATTACAGAGGATGCCATTAACCAACTCTACTGCAGTACGTTGCCAAAGAGCCTAGTGATCGCAGACTTGGGTTGTTCTTCCGGACCAAATACTTTGTTCGTGgtttctgaacttatcaaggtaGTGAACCAACTTCGCCAAAAACTAGGGCATCAATCACCCGAATATCAAGTGTTCTTGAACGACTTACCGGGAAATGACTTCAATACAATTTTCAAGTCGTTGCCAAGCTTCCAGAAAAAAATGAGCAGTCAATTGGGAGCTGGTGCTGGTCCATGCTTCTTTGCAGGTGTTCCTGGTTCTTTCTACAGCAGGCTTTTTCCGAGCAAAGCTCTGCATTTTGTCCATTCTTCTTATAGCCTCCATTGGTTATCTAAG GTTCCCGAGCAGCTGGAGAGCAACAAAGGGAACATTTACATGGCAAGGACAAGCCCGCCAAGTGTACTAATGGCTTACCATGCACAGTTTCAACATGATTTCTCAATGTTTTTGAAGTGTCGTGCAGAGGAGTTGGTGCTAAGCGGGCGAATGGTTTTGACACTTTTGGGAAGAAGAAGCGAAGATCCGTCAAGCAAAGAGTGTTGTTACATATGGGAACTTTTGGCTATTGTACTCAATGAAATGGTCTCCGAG GGACtcatagaagaagaaaaaatggatTCTTTCAACATTCCTCAGTATACACCATCTCCATCTGAAGTGAAAACTGAAGTTTTGAAAGAAGGATCCTTCTCCATTGATTGCCTAGAGGTATCTGAAGTGAATTGGAGCGTTAATAACAATGATGGTGGTTATAATGTTGCACAGTGCATGAGAGCTGTGGCTGAGCCCTTACTTGTTAGTCACTTTGGAGAAGCAATCATTGAAGAGGTTTTTAGTCGGTATAGGGGAATTCTTTCTGATCGGATTTCAAAAGAGAACACTGTCTTTGTCAATGTGATTGTTTCCttgataaaaaatgaatga